The proteins below come from a single Chryseobacterium bernardetii genomic window:
- a CDS encoding YceD family protein, with amino-acid sequence MDKLRNYDVSFSGLKNGKHEFKFEIDKTFFQLFDTEQEFTNPRIDVNVLLDKHTTFLEFEIKIKGLVELVCDITNEDFDYPIENEIKILVNFGEEYDDSNEDVITIPTGEHAFNVAHLIYENVMLSIPMKKISPNVNDEDIKILDQFSPKNIEETEEEEHESDPRWDALRKLRDNN; translated from the coding sequence ATGGACAAGTTAAGAAACTATGACGTAAGCTTTTCCGGACTTAAAAACGGAAAACACGAGTTCAAGTTTGAGATAGATAAAACGTTCTTTCAATTATTTGACACTGAGCAGGAATTTACAAATCCAAGAATAGATGTAAATGTCTTATTAGACAAACACACCACATTTCTGGAGTTTGAGATTAAGATAAAAGGCTTGGTTGAACTGGTTTGTGATATTACAAATGAAGATTTCGACTATCCTATTGAAAATGAAATTAAGATTCTGGTGAATTTCGGGGAAGAATATGATGACAGCAATGAAGATGTTATTACCATTCCTACCGGAGAGCATGCCTTCAACGTAGCCCATTTGATCTACGAAAATGTAATGCTTTCTATCCCGATGAAAAAGATTTCCCCGAATGTAAATGATGAAGACATCAAAATTCTTGACCAGTTCAGTCCGAAAAATATTGAGGAAACTGAAGAGGAAGAACATGAAAGTGACCCAAGATGGGATGCTTTAAGAAAATTAAGAGACAATAATTAA
- the rpmF gene encoding 50S ribosomal protein L32: MAHPKRRQSSTRRDKRRTHYKAVVPQLAKDATTGELHLYHRAHWHEGKLYYRGKVVLEKEVAATEEN; this comes from the coding sequence ATGGCACATCCAAAGAGAAGACAGTCGTCTACAAGAAGAGATAAGAGAAGAACTCACTACAAAGCTGTAGTTCCTCAATTAGCTAAAGATGCAACAACAGGAGAGCTTCACCTATACCACAGAGCTCACTGGCATGAAGGAAAATTGTACTACAGAGGTAAAGTAGTATTGGAAAAAGAAGTAGCTGCTACTGAAGAAAACTAA
- the accB gene encoding acetyl-CoA carboxylase biotin carboxyl carrier protein yields the protein MDIKDIQNLIKFVSKAEVSEVKYKTKDFEITIKTPLAGSDAVYAQPAVYHTAPQAVAAPAPVATPAAAPAEKAEAASDDSKYVAIKSPMIGTFYRKPSPDKDVFVNVGDEVSAGKVVCVIEAMKLFNQIESEISGKIVKILVDDATPVEYDQPLFLVDPS from the coding sequence ATGGACATTAAAGACATACAAAATCTTATCAAGTTTGTATCTAAGGCTGAAGTTTCAGAAGTGAAGTACAAAACTAAAGATTTCGAAATCACTATTAAAACTCCATTAGCTGGAAGCGACGCTGTTTATGCACAACCTGCAGTATACCACACTGCTCCTCAAGCGGTAGCTGCTCCGGCACCTGTTGCAACTCCGGCTGCTGCTCCTGCAGAAAAAGCTGAGGCTGCATCTGATGATAGCAAATATGTAGCGATTAAATCTCCAATGATCGGAACATTCTACAGAAAACCATCTCCGGATAAAGACGTATTCGTAAATGTAGGTGATGAAGTTTCTGCCGGTAAAGTAGTTTGTGTAATTGAAGCAATGAAGTTATTCAACCAGATTGAATCTGAAATCAGCGGAAAAATTGTTAAAATCTTAGTTGACGATGCTACTCCGGTAGAATATGACCAACCATTATTCTTAGTAGATCCATCTTAA
- the accC gene encoding acetyl-CoA carboxylase biotin carboxylase subunit: MFKKILIANRGEIAMRILRTCKEMGIKTVAVYSTADKDSLHVRFADEAVCIGPAMSKDSYLKIPNIIAAAEITNADAIHPGYGFLSENANFSRICQKNGIKFIGASPEQIEKMGDKANAKATMKAAGVPCVPGSDGLIESYEHAVKIAEETGYPVMIKATAGGGGKGMRAVWKAEDLKDHWESAIQEAVAAFGNGGMYMEKLIEEPRHIEIQVAGDQFGKACHLSERDCSVQRRNQKLTEETPSPFMTDELREKMGDAAVKAAEFIGYEGVGTIEFLVDKHRNFYFMEMNTRIQVEHPITEQVIDYDLIREQILLAAGTPISGINYYPKLHSIECRINAEDPYADFRPSPGKITGLNIPGGHGIRVDTHVYSGYTIPSNYDSMIAKLITTAQTREEAIAKMRRALEEFYIEGVKTTIPFHRQLMDNEDYLSGNYTTKFMEDFVMDKKYDNH, translated from the coding sequence ATGTTCAAAAAAATATTAATAGCCAATCGTGGCGAAATTGCAATGCGTATTTTACGTACTTGTAAAGAAATGGGGATCAAAACCGTTGCAGTATATTCTACTGCAGATAAAGACAGTCTTCATGTAAGATTTGCTGACGAAGCGGTTTGTATTGGTCCTGCGATGAGCAAAGACTCATACCTTAAAATCCCTAACATTATTGCTGCTGCGGAAATTACAAACGCTGACGCAATTCACCCAGGTTATGGATTCTTATCTGAAAATGCTAATTTTTCAAGAATCTGCCAAAAGAACGGAATCAAGTTCATTGGAGCTTCTCCTGAGCAGATCGAAAAAATGGGAGACAAAGCGAATGCCAAAGCTACCATGAAAGCTGCCGGTGTACCATGTGTACCAGGTTCAGACGGATTGATCGAATCTTACGAACACGCTGTAAAGATTGCTGAAGAAACAGGATATCCTGTAATGATTAAAGCAACTGCCGGTGGTGGTGGTAAAGGAATGAGAGCAGTCTGGAAAGCTGAAGACCTTAAAGATCACTGGGAATCTGCCATTCAGGAAGCGGTAGCTGCCTTTGGAAACGGAGGTATGTACATGGAAAAACTGATTGAAGAGCCTAGGCATATCGAAATTCAGGTTGCAGGTGACCAGTTTGGTAAAGCTTGCCACCTTTCTGAAAGAGACTGTTCTGTACAAAGAAGAAACCAAAAGTTAACGGAAGAAACCCCTTCTCCATTCATGACGGATGAGCTTCGTGAAAAAATGGGTGATGCTGCTGTAAAAGCTGCAGAATTCATCGGATACGAAGGAGTAGGAACTATCGAATTCCTTGTAGACAAGCACAGAAATTTCTATTTCATGGAAATGAACACAAGAATCCAGGTAGAGCATCCTATTACTGAACAGGTAATTGATTATGACCTGATCAGAGAACAGATCCTTCTTGCTGCAGGAACTCCTATTTCAGGAATCAACTATTACCCTAAATTACATTCAATCGAGTGTAGAATTAACGCAGAAGATCCTTACGCAGACTTCAGACCGTCTCCGGGAAAAATCACAGGATTAAACATCCCTGGCGGGCACGGAATCAGAGTAGACACTCACGTGTATTCCGGATATACAATTCCTTCCAACTACGACTCAATGATTGCCAAGCTTATCACAACGGCTCAGACCCGCGAAGAAGCTATTGCAAAAATGAGACGTGCTCTTGAAGAATTCTATATTGAAGGAGTAAAAACAACTATTCCTTTCCACAGACAGTTGATGGATAATGAAGATTATCTTTCAGGAAACTATACTACAAAATTCATGGAAGATTTTGTAATGGATAAAAAATACGATAATCACTAA
- a CDS encoding Crp/Fnr family transcriptional regulator: protein MIEPKNGVFDRLGLILNGAVRIYYINEKGEDISYLLQVNNDVIGDYESYVTGKKSMAVIQALLKTEVLYFDKKDVDILIQKDIFWLGLAKRISDLAFLDAKQRLDELFFYTPEERYLNLLKKSPEILNKIPQKYISSYLGITPQSLSRIRKRIY from the coding sequence ATGATAGAACCTAAAAATGGAGTATTTGATCGTTTAGGACTCATTTTGAATGGCGCTGTCCGGATTTATTACATCAACGAGAAAGGCGAAGATATCAGCTATCTTTTGCAGGTAAATAATGATGTAATTGGCGATTATGAAAGCTATGTCACTGGCAAAAAATCAATGGCAGTTATACAGGCTCTTCTAAAAACTGAAGTTTTATATTTTGATAAAAAAGATGTTGATATTTTAATTCAGAAAGATATTTTCTGGCTTGGGCTGGCAAAACGCATATCCGATTTAGCTTTTCTGGATGCAAAACAAAGGCTGGATGAGCTGTTTTTTTATACACCGGAAGAACGTTATCTCAATCTCCTGAAAAAGTCACCCGAAATTCTGAACAAAATTCCACAGAAATATATTTCGTCATATTTAGGAATTACGCCACAATCGCTGAGCAGAATCAGGAAAAGAATTTACTAA
- a CDS encoding FAD-dependent monooxygenase, whose amino-acid sequence MKIAIIGGGIGGLTTALALQKNNLDVTIYESAPEIKPVGAGIIMANNAMQIFDKLSIRHKIEKAGHKISAIKITDPQLKTLSDVQLNTFESKYGVSNIAIHRGDLQMILAEEIGFENIKLSKRLSKIEQGNGYQLTFEDGNIANADAVIGADGIKSVVRHQILNIGKLRSSKQKCWRGVIESDWTEKYNHHAYEAWGKGRRFGFMKISDHKVYWYAVVNEHLVKNPNNLAELFAEFNPEIPRMISVTPKEKIFVSDIIDLEPIYQWQKDRVCLIGDAAHATTPNMGQGACQAIEDAYILGKLFGEGKNVDEVFTQYEKLRMKKAHYIVNTSSAIGKISHYENSLAVWLRNILLKATSGSINEKQMEKVFDISYQSNL is encoded by the coding sequence ATGAAAATAGCAATTATCGGTGGCGGAATTGGCGGTTTAACAACTGCTTTAGCCCTACAAAAAAATAATCTGGACGTTACCATTTACGAAAGTGCACCCGAAATAAAACCTGTAGGTGCCGGAATCATCATGGCTAATAATGCCATGCAGATTTTTGACAAACTTAGCATTCGCCACAAAATCGAAAAAGCAGGTCATAAAATTTCAGCTATCAAAATTACTGATCCACAGCTCAAAACCTTATCGGATGTACAACTGAATACATTCGAAAGTAAATATGGAGTAAGCAATATTGCCATTCATCGCGGCGACTTGCAAATGATTCTGGCTGAAGAAATTGGTTTTGAAAATATCAAGCTTTCTAAACGCTTATCCAAAATCGAACAGGGGAATGGCTATCAACTCACTTTTGAAGACGGAAATATTGCTAATGCAGATGCTGTTATTGGTGCAGATGGAATTAAATCAGTAGTACGTCATCAGATTTTAAATATTGGTAAACTCAGATCTTCCAAGCAAAAATGCTGGCGTGGCGTTATCGAATCTGATTGGACAGAAAAATATAATCACCATGCTTATGAAGCCTGGGGAAAAGGCAGACGCTTCGGCTTCATGAAAATTAGTGATCACAAAGTTTACTGGTACGCTGTGGTTAACGAGCACCTGGTTAAAAATCCCAATAATCTTGCTGAGCTTTTTGCTGAATTTAATCCCGAAATTCCAAGAATGATTTCCGTAACACCGAAAGAAAAAATATTTGTCAGCGACATTATCGATTTGGAACCAATTTATCAATGGCAAAAAGACCGCGTTTGCCTGATTGGTGATGCAGCCCATGCAACGACTCCTAATATGGGACAAGGTGCCTGCCAGGCCATTGAAGATGCATATATCCTCGGAAAACTTTTTGGTGAAGGGAAAAACGTGGATGAAGTCTTCACTCAATACGAAAAACTGCGTATGAAAAAAGCACATTACATTGTCAACACAAGCTCAGCCATCGGTAAAATTTCTCATTATGAAAACAGTCTGGCCGTTTGGCTCCGTAATATTTTACTAAAGGCAACATCTGGTTCTATTAACGAAAAACAAATGGAAAAAGTTTTTGACATTTCGTACCAGAGCAACTTATAA
- the rocD gene encoding ornithine--oxo-acid transaminase, whose translation MSTAEQTKNSQYFIDLEDKHGAHNYHPLPVVLDRGEGVFVWDVEGKRYYDFLSAYSAVNQGHSHPKIVGALVEQAQKLALTSRAFYNSKLGEYEQKITTLLGFDKVLPMNSGAEAVETAVKLARKWSYEVKGISENAAKIIVCENNFHGRTTTIVSFSNDPDANQNYGPFTPGFIKIPYNDIASLEEVLNREAGNIAAFLVEPIQGEAGVYVPDENFLKNASELCRKHNVLFIADEVQTGIARTGKLIACHHENVQPDILILGKALSGGMYPVSAVLANDEIMNVIKPGQHGSTFGGNPIACAVAVAALDVVADEKLSERAEELGQIFRAEINKLIEKTDLITKVRGKGLLNAILINDTPESSTAWNLCLQLKGNGLLAKPTHGNIIRLAPPLVITEEQLLDCVKIIEKTILEYKA comes from the coding sequence ATGTCAACAGCAGAACAAACAAAAAACTCACAGTATTTTATTGACCTTGAAGACAAACATGGAGCGCATAACTACCACCCTCTGCCAGTAGTTCTGGACCGGGGAGAAGGTGTTTTCGTGTGGGACGTAGAGGGCAAAAGGTATTATGATTTTCTTTCAGCATATTCTGCTGTAAACCAGGGACACTCACACCCAAAAATTGTAGGGGCATTGGTAGAACAGGCTCAAAAGCTGGCCCTCACTTCAAGAGCTTTCTATAACTCTAAATTAGGAGAATACGAACAGAAAATCACGACTCTTTTGGGGTTTGATAAGGTATTACCTATGAATTCCGGAGCTGAAGCAGTAGAAACAGCTGTAAAATTAGCCAGAAAATGGAGCTATGAAGTAAAGGGAATTTCAGAAAATGCGGCGAAGATCATTGTATGTGAAAATAACTTCCATGGAAGAACGACTACGATTGTTTCTTTCTCTAATGATCCGGATGCTAACCAAAACTACGGGCCTTTTACGCCAGGATTTATTAAAATTCCTTACAATGATATTGCATCACTGGAAGAAGTATTAAACAGGGAGGCAGGAAATATCGCAGCATTCCTTGTAGAACCTATTCAGGGGGAAGCTGGAGTATATGTTCCGGATGAAAACTTCCTTAAAAACGCTTCTGAACTGTGTAGAAAACATAATGTCCTTTTCATTGCCGATGAAGTGCAGACAGGTATTGCGAGAACAGGAAAACTGATCGCTTGTCATCATGAAAATGTACAACCAGACATCTTAATCCTTGGGAAGGCACTTTCAGGAGGAATGTATCCTGTATCTGCAGTACTGGCTAATGACGAGATCATGAATGTTATTAAACCGGGACAGCATGGTTCTACATTCGGAGGAAACCCAATTGCCTGTGCCGTAGCTGTAGCTGCATTAGATGTAGTAGCTGATGAAAAATTATCTGAAAGAGCCGAAGAGCTTGGCCAGATTTTCAGAGCTGAAATCAATAAGCTTATCGAAAAAACAGATCTTATTACCAAAGTAAGAGGAAAAGGCCTTTTAAATGCTATTCTGATCAATGATACTCCGGAAAGCTCTACAGCATGGAATCTTTGCTTACAATTGAAAGGAAACGGATTGCTGGCCAAACCAACCCATGGTAATATCATCAGATTAGCACCACCATTGGTAATTACTGAAGAGCAATTATTAGATTGTGTAAAAATTATTGAAAAAACTATTCTGGAATATAAAGCTTAA
- a CDS encoding glycosyltransferase family 4 protein gives MKKNILIDLERLRYPNSGIANVFRNLAKGLQENNSKFEIFFFGKREQLEKFEPKPKCVFWNKTHRFFERFSGEFDLIHVSHQLSSYFHRNYKNTIKIVTLHDLNFLYENLTDSKKRKMLGKVRSNVKNADYIVCISEYAKQSFIRNKRLFTFTKLKDIVVIHNGIHLPEHREYQLGKYSYLKDKKYILNIGVLFNKKNQLTLVDMLPYIKEDLVLIASDEKQPYADDVRRRIKELHLEQRVYFLRNLSEEEKYAVIQHSEAMCHPSIAEGFGIPPIEAMAFGKPVFLSTYTSLPEIGGDKAFYFDSFEPQLMAQLYQEKMDLYHENEKEMSQEIKNWTEQYSYTAMSNNYLKFYESVLEKN, from the coding sequence ATGAAGAAAAACATCTTAATTGATCTTGAACGTCTCCGATATCCTAATTCGGGGATTGCAAATGTATTCAGAAATCTGGCAAAAGGATTGCAGGAGAATAATTCTAAGTTTGAAATATTTTTTTTTGGTAAAAGAGAGCAGCTTGAAAAATTTGAGCCTAAGCCGAAGTGTGTTTTCTGGAATAAGACACATCGTTTCTTTGAACGTTTCAGTGGGGAGTTTGATTTGATTCATGTAAGTCACCAGCTGTCTTCTTATTTTCATAGAAATTATAAAAACACAATAAAAATTGTTACGCTTCACGATCTTAATTTCTTATATGAGAATCTTACTGATTCTAAAAAGAGAAAAATGCTGGGTAAAGTAAGGAGCAATGTTAAAAATGCAGATTATATTGTCTGTATTTCTGAATATGCAAAACAAAGCTTTATCCGTAATAAAAGACTTTTTACTTTTACTAAACTTAAAGATATTGTAGTTATTCACAATGGTATTCATCTTCCTGAGCACAGAGAATATCAGCTTGGAAAATACAGTTATTTGAAAGACAAAAAATACATCCTGAATATTGGTGTACTTTTCAATAAGAAAAATCAGTTGACTTTGGTTGACATGCTTCCTTATATAAAAGAGGACCTGGTCCTTATTGCTTCCGATGAAAAACAGCCTTATGCCGATGACGTGAGAAGGAGGATTAAAGAACTGCATCTGGAACAAAGGGTTTATTTCCTCAGAAATCTTTCAGAGGAGGAAAAGTATGCAGTCATTCAGCATTCAGAGGCTATGTGTCATCCTTCTATTGCAGAAGGGTTCGGAATACCGCCTATTGAAGCGATGGCATTTGGTAAGCCTGTTTTCCTTTCCACTTATACGAGCCTTCCTGAAATAGGAGGAGATAAAGCCTTTTATTTTGATAGTTTTGAACCCCAATTAATGGCTCAGCTGTATCAGGAAAAAATGGACCTTTATCATGAAAATGAAAAAGAAATGAGCCAGGAAATAAAAAATTGGACAGAGCAATATAGTTATACCGCAATGTCCAATAATTATCTTAAGTTTTATGAATCTGTTCTGGAAAAAAATTAA
- a CDS encoding glycosyltransferase, translated as MRKKLLYFMPDNPLSGKAGNTTRLNYMLSYFNENRDLEVTFVSLRDWGIWKKEEETLFHERFPNIQLCLLNKKYKKNFFKYLFLYKIPYLFKRNSIDTTSYILRKEFSRIVKKSDFDVVLISYATWGRLGSIVPSGGYKIIDTHDFITAQSRHKYAIGKLFQDEISILKQYDNIWTYSVEEEYIFDQFTNKKVTLMPVAFPENFTNKVTEFKYDIIYVASDNPHNIKGIQWFLKEVLPLLKNVKVHIIGKIGKTIAEDFPNVIKYGIVDDLQEFYSHARIAICPMMSGTGVKIKVLEALSYGLPVVTNRRGVDGLINKKNNGCLVSQDPKEFSEFIHQLMNDDVFYEKVKQQGICYFRENHNLKIEKEILDSIFL; from the coding sequence TTGAGAAAAAAACTTCTGTATTTTATGCCTGATAATCCTTTATCCGGAAAGGCAGGCAATACAACGAGGCTTAATTATATGCTTTCTTATTTCAATGAAAACAGAGATCTTGAGGTAACCTTTGTTTCATTAAGAGATTGGGGAATATGGAAAAAAGAGGAGGAAACTCTATTTCATGAAAGATTCCCTAATATTCAACTGTGTCTTCTGAATAAAAAATATAAAAAGAATTTTTTTAAATATTTGTTTTTATATAAAATACCTTATCTTTTCAAAAGAAACTCTATAGACACAACAAGCTATATTCTTAGAAAAGAATTTTCAAGGATTGTTAAAAAATCTGACTTTGATGTTGTATTAATAAGTTATGCTACTTGGGGAAGGCTAGGAAGTATAGTTCCTTCCGGAGGATATAAGATTATTGATACTCATGATTTTATTACTGCTCAAAGCCGCCATAAATACGCTATAGGAAAATTGTTTCAGGATGAAATTTCTATTTTGAAACAATATGATAATATCTGGACTTACTCTGTAGAGGAAGAATATATTTTTGATCAGTTTACCAATAAGAAAGTTACTTTGATGCCTGTTGCATTCCCTGAGAACTTTACCAATAAAGTTACTGAGTTTAAATATGATATTATTTATGTCGCAAGTGATAACCCTCACAATATTAAGGGAATTCAGTGGTTTTTAAAAGAGGTATTACCCTTGCTTAAAAATGTTAAAGTTCATATTATTGGTAAGATTGGTAAAACAATTGCAGAAGATTTCCCAAACGTCATTAAATATGGGATTGTAGATGACCTGCAGGAATTTTACAGCCATGCAAGAATTGCCATCTGCCCAATGATGAGCGGTACAGGTGTCAAAATTAAAGTGTTGGAAGCTTTATCTTATGGATTGCCGGTGGTAACAAACAGAAGAGGAGTGGATGGCCTTATTAATAAAAAGAATAATGGATGTTTAGTAAGTCAGGATCCCAAAGAATTTTCAGAATTCATTCATCAGTTAATGAATGATGATGTATTTTATGAAAAGGTAAAACAGCAGGGAATTTGTTATTTTAGAGAAAACCACAATTTAAAAATAGAAAAAGAGATCCTTGATTCTATTTTTTTATAA
- a CDS encoding glycosyltransferase family 4 protein, which produces MKIKLIFDIEVIGNSYKINQTGIFRVAYELFKRLISDKKIEFSYSNFNFNNHKETHKKIERFLDDHQLVIKKANNCDRIKFIPFRKEKPFRKLYDKLGISDYKISYGQDIQDAQIYHSVYYPIHKSLEEFPHLRKVVTIHDLIPILYPEYNDNTKLLENIIKSIGKNNYAICVSENTRKDLLEYAPYLDPKKVFVSRLAASPEIFYPSVSKERNDLVRKKYNLPEKYILSLSTLEPRKNIDHLIRSFITAITKYNIHDLNLVLVGAKGWQYDKIFEEYENARDLKEKIIITGRIPDEDLAPVYSQANSFYYMSFYEGFGLPPLEAMQCGIATVTSNTSSLPEVVGDAGILLDPKDGNALSEVIWKLYHDDEYRSDYAQKAVERAKEFSWEKTVEEHINIYNKILE; this is translated from the coding sequence ATGAAGATAAAACTTATTTTTGATATTGAAGTTATTGGTAATTCTTATAAAATTAATCAAACCGGAATATTCAGGGTGGCTTATGAATTGTTTAAACGTCTTATTTCGGATAAAAAAATAGAGTTTTCCTATTCTAATTTTAATTTTAACAATCATAAAGAAACCCATAAAAAAATAGAGCGTTTTCTTGATGATCATCAGCTTGTCATTAAAAAAGCAAATAACTGCGACAGGATAAAGTTTATTCCTTTCCGGAAAGAAAAACCTTTTAGAAAACTATATGATAAATTAGGGATTTCGGATTACAAAATCAGTTATGGTCAAGATATTCAGGATGCTCAGATATATCATTCCGTGTATTACCCTATTCATAAGAGTTTAGAGGAATTTCCTCATCTAAGAAAAGTTGTTACAATTCATGATTTGATTCCTATTTTATATCCAGAGTATAATGACAATACAAAACTTCTGGAGAATATAATCAAAAGTATCGGGAAAAATAATTATGCCATATGTGTTTCTGAGAATACCCGAAAAGATTTGCTTGAGTATGCTCCCTATCTGGATCCGAAAAAAGTTTTTGTAAGCAGACTTGCCGCTTCTCCTGAGATATTTTATCCAAGTGTAAGCAAGGAAAGGAATGACCTGGTTAGGAAAAAGTATAATCTTCCTGAGAAATATATATTAAGTTTAAGTACGTTAGAACCACGTAAAAATATAGATCATCTGATTCGATCATTTATCACGGCCATAACGAAATATAATATTCATGATTTAAATCTTGTTTTGGTAGGGGCAAAAGGCTGGCAATATGATAAGATTTTTGAAGAATATGAAAATGCCAGAGATCTGAAAGAAAAGATTATTATTACAGGAAGAATACCTGATGAAGATTTGGCTCCTGTTTATAGCCAGGCTAATTCATTTTATTATATGTCCTTCTATGAAGGGTTTGGGCTTCCGCCATTGGAAGCTATGCAGTGTGGTATTGCAACCGTTACTTCAAATACTTCATCATTGCCGGAAGTGGTTGGTGATGCTGGTATACTGCTTGATCCCAAAGATGGGAATGCATTATCTGAAGTAATCTGGAAGCTGTATCACGATGATGAGTACCGCTCGGATTATGCTCAAAAAGCTGTTGAAAGGGCAAAGGAATTTTCTTGGGAAAAGACTGTAGAAGAGCATATTAATATATATAACAAAATATTAGAATAG
- a CDS encoding glycosyltransferase has translation MNILSSFSSKFITVSYGITVNDEVNELKNLLNVLLPLIDKNDEVIVLQDITNKNKEVSELLENYDNIIKIEAKLNGDFATFKNKLLEKASSKYIFQIDADEYPKEKLIKNLKKFLFKNRKSDCFVVPRINIVNGITEEYIEKWNWKIDSNNYINFPDFQTRLFKLNKNIRWQNKIHEVLVNYTRLKELPTENEDYCLVHIKEMSRQKKQNAFYDTL, from the coding sequence ATGAATATACTTTCAAGCTTTTCCAGTAAATTTATTACGGTTTCCTATGGAATTACTGTTAATGACGAAGTCAATGAGTTGAAAAATTTATTGAATGTTCTTTTGCCTTTGATTGATAAAAATGATGAAGTAATTGTTCTTCAGGATATAACGAATAAAAACAAAGAAGTGTCAGAATTGCTGGAAAATTATGACAATATTATTAAAATAGAAGCAAAATTGAATGGGGATTTTGCTACTTTTAAGAATAAGCTTCTTGAAAAGGCCTCTTCTAAATATATTTTTCAGATAGATGCTGATGAGTATCCCAAAGAAAAATTGATTAAAAATCTGAAAAAATTTTTATTTAAAAACAGAAAGAGTGATTGCTTTGTGGTTCCAAGGATTAATATTGTAAACGGCATTACAGAAGAATATATTGAAAAATGGAATTGGAAAATAGACAGTAATAATTATATTAACTTTCCGGATTTCCAAACCAGATTGTTTAAGTTAAATAAAAATATTCGTTGGCAAAATAAAATTCATGAAGTACTGGTTAATTATACCAGGCTGAAAGAATTGCCAACAGAAAATGAAGATTATTGCCTTGTTCATATAAAAGAAATGAGCAGGCAAAAAAAACAGAATGCTTTTTACGATACCCTATAA
- a CDS encoding glycosyltransferase family protein, with protein sequence MKKAIFLFIVGEKYEKMYNKNRAQFENYAIKCGADLKIIDKPLDETFYRPLLSQKLLIPAEAVDYEMILFLDLDIIISDNAPSIFDYLPEDKYFGAVLDPRGTVEFNKTWKHIPRILEETDEIYFQDRHFEAHPSLQGSINGGVFICRPPKVAGFFKDYYFSEHNQGNLNSFEEAPFAYFSQINNWFEALPIAFNTQILYKIKGTEKGNKIENAEKKIPKFFRRYYYKKTGNCFYPTKEYRKYVKEIMNQNYFTHFSGNYPIIYNKL encoded by the coding sequence ATGAAAAAAGCCATCTTCCTTTTTATTGTAGGAGAGAAATATGAGAAAATGTACAATAAAAATAGAGCTCAATTTGAAAATTACGCTATAAAGTGTGGAGCAGATCTAAAGATTATTGATAAGCCTTTGGATGAAACTTTCTATCGGCCACTTCTTTCTCAAAAATTATTGATTCCCGCAGAAGCAGTAGATTATGAGATGATTCTTTTTTTAGATCTAGATATTATTATTTCAGACAATGCACCCTCTATTTTTGATTATCTCCCTGAAGATAAATACTTTGGGGCTGTGTTAGATCCCAGAGGGACTGTAGAATTCAACAAAACATGGAAGCATATTCCAAGGATATTGGAGGAAACTGATGAAATTTATTTTCAAGACCGTCATTTTGAAGCTCATCCTTCATTACAGGGAAGTATTAATGGTGGAGTATTTATTTGCAGACCCCCAAAAGTGGCTGGTTTTTTTAAGGATTATTATTTTTCAGAGCATAACCAAGGTAATCTGAATAGCTTTGAAGAGGCCCCTTTTGCCTATTTTTCACAGATTAATAATTGGTTTGAAGCTTTACCTATAGCTTTTAATACTCAAATTTTATATAAAATAAAAGGTACTGAAAAAGGAAATAAAATCGAAAATGCAGAAAAAAAGATTCCGAAATTTTTCAGAAGGTATTATTACAAAAAAACAGGGAATTGCTTTTATCCCACGAAAGAATACAGGAAATATGTTAAAGAGATCATGAACCAAAATTACTTTACTCATTTTTCAGGTAATTACCCTATAATCTATAATAAATTATGA